The Chamaesiphon minutus PCC 6605 DNA window ACGCGCGGCAGTTCTAGCTCCAGGTAGAATTACACCCAAAATCGGTAAATCATATTCAGCGCGGACGGTTTCCAGGGCGAGTGCAGAACTGGTATTGCAGGCCATAATCGCCATTTTCACCTGCTGTGCGACCATCCACTCCAGTGTTTGACGGGTAAATTGTAAAATTTCGGTAGCACTGCGAGTGCCATATGGAACTCTGGCTGTGTCGCCAAAATACAGTACTGACTCTTGGGGCAGTTGGCGATAGATTTCTTGCAAGACAGTCAGTCCACCCACACCACTATCAAATACGCCAATTCGAGCGATTTCGGTTGAGTGGAGCTTGGTGGCAAAAGTGAATCGGTCTTGCATATTATGTAGAGAAAAGTCTAGTCAAGATAAGTGGTTTATCGGAACTTAGTTACGATCCTTAACGTACTGGATAATTCCCTTGGCAATAGCTTCAGCCATTACTTTTTGATAATCATCACGACGGAGACGCGCAGATTCCGCTTCGCTAGTCAAATAACCCATTTCGACTAGAATAGCGGGGATGGCCGATTTGCGCAAGACTAAAAACCGTGCCGAGCGCACCCGACGATCGTTTAGATAAAAGCCATTTTTGTTGACATAATCTACTACCGTTCTGTGAACGGTTTCGGCCAAGGATTGGCCGATATTGTAATGATATGTTTCCAAGCCATTGACATCGGGACGATTATCGATCGCGTTAGCATGAATGCTGATGAATATATTTGCGCCTGCTTCTCTGGCGATCGAGACTCGTTCGTCTAAACCAACAAAATAGTCGCTATTGCGGGTCATTTTGACTGCTATGCCCTGTCTTTCAAGAATTTCGGCAACTCTCTTGGCAACTGGTAAAATCACGTCTACTTCGCGCAAACCGCTGACTCCGATGGCTCCCGGATCTTTGCCGCCGTGACCGGGGTCGAGCATTACTAAAACTCTGCCGCTACTCGGTCTGACGGCAGGGGTAGTATCTTGCTTGGGCGTGGGACGGTATATCGTCTGTGTTTTAGGGACAGTAATCGTTATTGCTTCCGGCTGTGGACGAATGGCAATCCGACTGGTAGAAATTGGCTGTAAATATACCCAGCGGCTATCTAGATATTGGCGGACGATATCGACCTTCACGCCATCGGCACGGCGGACGAAGACGATCAGATCGTCACCTTGGGCACTGACAGTAAGGTAACGTTGCGACTCTTTGGGGATTTGGTAAGCAGTTGCCAATTTAGCATTGGGAATAGTCACCCGAAAGCTCCCAGTACGGTCGTCCCAAGTAGTGCTGTATTTAAGTTGCGTCTTACTTTGGCGATCTGCTTGCACCAAAATGCCCGTCCGCGTCGGATCGATGGCGATATAATTGACCGAGGAGATCGCCGTATTAACTGCAATTTTAGGCCGTGGTTGCGCGACGACCACTTGACCGTTTTCATTAAATACCGCTACCGGACCGATGGGCGCGCCCCGTGGGAAAGATTGGAGCGGTTGGGGGGTGGGGAGTTGCACCGACCACTGCTTGCTATTACTAGCTTGAATCAGCACTTGTTGTGGATCGATCGTATAGTCAGGATCGAATTCTAAAACCATCCGCGTGCGCTCGGCATCGAATTGACCCACTCGTAATGACTTGATCCCATTACCTATCAACTGCGAAGACGTCGGCTGATTGAGACGCGTATCTGGCAGATCGAGGATCAATCTACTGGGGTTAGCCAGCATTTGAGCTTCAGGTTTCACTGCCGAATTCGTACTAAAGTCAATGCGATTTTCAGTCGCATTAAATTGCCACGACACCATTTCTGCTGCTGTCGCTGGCAGTGATACCATTACGAAACTAGAAATACTAGGTAATAACCAGTTGTATCTCACAATGCTTAACTCCTATGATGGGATTACCGGGGTAAATTTGGTTGCGGCGACAGCGTCGGTAATGTTGTTGCTCCGCGTTCGGGCACTGGAATCGTCACATACCAATCGATCGGATTTTCGCCTGTAAATTGCACTCGTTTGGGGTTGAGGGTATATCCAGGCTGTAACTCTAAGACTATCCTAGTCGTACTAGAATCGAATTGCCCAACTCGTAACGTTCGAAAGTTACCTGTCAACCGCTGGGTCACTGTAGGCTTGGGAAAACTAATTCCTGGCAAATCGACTACTAGTCGAGTTGGATTGAATAGCATGACGGCTTTGGGTTGAACTCCCGCGTTGGTCTTAAAATCTAATCTATTTCTACCCGCATCAAATTTCCACGATGCCAATTGGCCAGCATCAGCAGGGATAGCGACCAAGCAGAAACTAAAGATACTAACAAGTAAAAACTGAAATCTCACTATACTTCATCCTTAACAGTGGACTCGACGCGACAACTATCGATCTGATTTTCCGTTCCTGTAAAACGGATACATTTGCGGTTGTGCGAATAATGCAACAGCGATGTTCGCAGGGCGTTCGTACTCCCAGAGACGATGCTGGGTAATGGCTATACCGAATCTTACCGCACTGGCGATAACGGTAGCTTAGAGTCGATGCTCCTCTGATATAGAGGATCGAGCGACGCCTAATAGCGATTATTTAAGATGCATCTACATATCGGATTGTTTCTGTTTGCTGCGAAAAATTAACATTTTGGACTCTATGGTAAATTACCATGAATTTGGTCTTTAGGGCTAAAATTAAGCGGCAAGCTCATCTGGCGGCAATACCGAAGCGATAGTAGCGACATAGCTAGTCAATCAGATTTGATGTCAGCACGATCTTTTTGGTATTTAGTCGAGCTTTCGCTCATGCTACTACCTTTTAGATACTATCTCGCTAGTTCTGACCGTCAAATCGATCGAGTAGTTCCAGTTCGATCTAGATCGTCAATGCTAGTTATATTATTCCCGCTTTTGAAGCCCGATCGGACAAGTGGCGACTTTTTCCAATCTACTCAGCTTCAGCGTTCGAGTGAGTCAAATCGGGGAGAATGAGGGCATATTTAACTAAATCTGACTCAATAGCTGAAGATACTCAAATCTTGGATCGAAACAAAGTTACTAGTCTCTTCGCGATTCGCGTAACTCCTGACGGAGTGGCTACGCCAACGGCGGCTTTGCCAAAGGTTAAGCGAATCAAGACAGTGAATAGTAGATAGTTTTAGTAATATCGATCCCTGGCTCAATCGGCAAATAACCGGAAAATCCACCGCACGGATGTATCTAACCATAGATTGACATCAAAGCGATCGCAACTTTAATATGAAACCTAAGCAAAATTCGGGCTGTGGCTGTTTAAAGATTCCACTGTCAGTCATCATCGCTATTCTCGGCGGTAGCTACTGGTGGTCGATCTCCCAAGGCAATTTACAAAAGCTCGTCCAACTTTTCCCTGCAGTGCGATTGCCAAATTCAGGTGCGGTACTATTACCAAAAGGATCTGGCGATCGTCAACCGACCCCAACAGCCACACCGATAGCCATCCCATCGCCACAGATTTCCACGGGTAACTGCATCGGCAAAAGTTGTAAGACGACTGAGCCACAGCCGACAGCAGCAGTTAAAGCAGTGAAAGTTACACCGCCAACTGAAACCCCTTCAGCTACATCTGCAACCCTGACTGCGCCTCAAACGGCTTGGGACAAAAAAGCCATTCGCGGGATTTATTTAAGCCGCTATCAGGTAACCAATAACGCCGACGAACAGACAATTCGCAAACGAGTTCGTTATTACAAATCTCAAGGAATTAATACGATACTTCATGGCGTCTGGGGTAACGGCTGCACAATGTATAACAGTGAAGTAATGCAGCAAATGTTAGGCGCGAAAAGTTGTCCCAATCAGTTTCAAGATCGGTGGTTAGATTGGACGATCGATGAAGCCCACAAACAGGAAATGCAAGTTCACGCTTATTTTGAGAAGGGCATTAAAATTGACAAAGATAGTCCGATATTCGATCGAGCAATTGCTAAAAAATGGATCGTCCCTGGTGTCGATCGGACTTATGCCAAAGTCGAACATTATGTCTTAGATGTTGAGGTGCCAGAAGTTGCCAATCTCTTTAAAAAAATGTTAGCAGAATTCGTGACTAAATATCCACAAATCGATGCCGTTCAGTGGGATGACTATTTGGGTTATCATGCCGAATTACCCGGCAAAGTAGACCGGACGGCGAGTTTGACTAATTTTGTCAGCCAAATGATAAGCGAGATGAAAGCCGCTAATCCGCGCGTAAAATTCGATCTTTGCCATCACAATCCCTACTGGGCGAAACGTTATTTTGCTGCCGATTGGGAAAAATGGAAAGTCGATCGGGTCTTTATTCAAAATTATAACGATAAGAATTTCCAAGAAGAACTAAACTATGCTGTTAATTATGCGGGTGTGGCAATTCTCGACAGTCAATTGCCACGCTTGCAAGAGTTGGTAAATAATCCCAAAATTAAAGGGATCTTAATTTTTCCTCTAGCTGGCAAACCAGAGGAAACAGCAGCGCGGGTGCAAAAAGCTAATCAAGCAAATGCTGCTGGTACTACAACGGTTCCAAAAGTAGATATCAAATAAAGTGACA harbors:
- a CDS encoding family 10 glycosylhydrolase, which translates into the protein MKPKQNSGCGCLKIPLSVIIAILGGSYWWSISQGNLQKLVQLFPAVRLPNSGAVLLPKGSGDRQPTPTATPIAIPSPQISTGNCIGKSCKTTEPQPTAAVKAVKVTPPTETPSATSATLTAPQTAWDKKAIRGIYLSRYQVTNNADEQTIRKRVRYYKSQGINTILHGVWGNGCTMYNSEVMQQMLGAKSCPNQFQDRWLDWTIDEAHKQEMQVHAYFEKGIKIDKDSPIFDRAIAKKWIVPGVDRTYAKVEHYVLDVEVPEVANLFKKMLAEFVTKYPQIDAVQWDDYLGYHAELPGKVDRTASLTNFVSQMISEMKAANPRVKFDLCHHNPYWAKRYFAADWEKWKVDRVFIQNYNDKNFQEELNYAVNYAGVAILDSQLPRLQELVNNPKIKGILIFPLAGKPEETAARVQKANQANAAGTTTVPKVDIK
- a CDS encoding N-acetylmuramoyl-L-alanine amidase, giving the protein MRYNWLLPSISSFVMVSLPATAAEMVSWQFNATENRIDFSTNSAVKPEAQMLANPSRLILDLPDTRLNQPTSSQLIGNGIKSLRVGQFDAERTRMVLEFDPDYTIDPQQVLIQASNSKQWSVQLPTPQPLQSFPRGAPIGPVAVFNENGQVVVAQPRPKIAVNTAISSVNYIAIDPTRTGILVQADRQSKTQLKYSTTWDDRTGSFRVTIPNAKLATAYQIPKESQRYLTVSAQGDDLIVFVRRADGVKVDIVRQYLDSRWVYLQPISTSRIAIRPQPEAITITVPKTQTIYRPTPKQDTTPAVRPSSGRVLVMLDPGHGGKDPGAIGVSGLREVDVILPVAKRVAEILERQGIAVKMTRNSDYFVGLDERVSIAREAGANIFISIHANAIDNRPDVNGLETYHYNIGQSLAETVHRTVVDYVNKNGFYLNDRRVRSARFLVLRKSAIPAILVEMGYLTSEAESARLRRDDYQKVMAEAIAKGIIQYVKDRN
- a CDS encoding AMIN domain-containing protein, coding for MRFQFLLVSIFSFCLVAIPADAGQLASWKFDAGRNRLDFKTNAGVQPKAVMLFNPTRLVVDLPGISFPKPTVTQRLTGNFRTLRVGQFDSSTTRIVLELQPGYTLNPKRVQFTGENPIDWYVTIPVPERGATTLPTLSPQPNLPR